The Luteibacter flocculans genomic interval CCGGTGGAGTCCATCGACCAGCCCAGGGGGATCAGGCAGGCGGTGACAAAGATCGTCTTCCAGTTGATCGCCTTGTATGCCTCGTCCATGTTCAGCACGCCGGTGAGCAACATGCCCACCGCGCCCGTCATCATCGCCACCGAGAGATCGAGGTGGGTGAACAGGGCCAGGCACTTCGCCAGTACGAAGAAACCTACCGCCTGCCAGATCTTGCCGGGGCGCTGTTCTTCCTTGGGAATGTCGGTGACCACGACGATGTCGCGGTCTTCCTCGGCCAGCATCAGGTCGCGCCATTTGCTGTGCAGCACGAGGGTGTCGCCTGCGCGCAGGCTGACGGAGCGCACGTCTTCGCGGAACACCTCGTCGCCGCGGTTCACCGCGAGCACGGAAATGCCGAAGCGCTTGCGCAGACGAAGCTCGCCCACGGTCTGCTTGATGAAGCGCGAGCTGGGGGGGATCACCGCCTCGGAAATACCCGCGCGGGTGGTGTTGAACTGCTCGCCGAGCTGGCGCATGCGCATCGACACGCGGCAGAGCTGGTTGTTGGCGAAGGTGTTGATGGCGTCGCGAGGCGCGAGCACGCCCAGGACGGTACCCACCCAGATCATCTGGTCGGACGGCGGAGCGACGCGGCTTTCGTTGCCGTTCTTGATCGCCAGGATCAACGGCGCGCCGTGCAACTGCTCCACCTCGCCGATGCTCATGCCGACCAGGGGGCTCTCGGCCGTGACCGTCAGCTCGGCCGTCTCGCCCGCAATGCCGTAGGTGTCCGCGAAGTAGCTTTCGGTACGGCCGGGGGTGACCTTCAGCCGGTCGTCCTCTCGCTCGGGCAGCAGCTTGCGGGTGAAGAAGTAGAAGAACAGCACGCCTGCCGCGGCGAGCACCAGGCCCACCGGGGTGACGCTGAACAGGCCGAACTTGGGAATCGTGTGCGCGCCGGGCGGCAGGTTGCTGTTCGCGCTGGCGATCAGGTCGTTGAGGACGATCAGCGGCGAATTGGCGATCAGCGTGGTGTTGGTGGCCGTGAGGATGCAGAAGGCCATCGGCAACAGCAGGCGCGACAGCGGCACGCCGGTGCGCGCCGAGAGACGGCTGGTCACGGGGATCATCAGGGCGGCCAGCGCTTGGCTGGGGATGACTGCGCTGAACAGGCTGGTGACACCGTTGACCACCACGCCCAGGCGCGACTCCACGCCTCGGGCCATGCGCATCACGAAGGCGGCAGTGAGGTTGAGCACGCCGGCGCGGTCGAGCCCGGCGCCCATGATCATGATGGCGATGATGGCGATGACGGCATTGCCGGCGAAGCCGTTGAACACCTGGTCGCCGGGGATGAGGCCGGTGAGGCCGATCGTGACCACGACGAGCAGGGCGACCATGTCCGCCCGGATCCACTCCAGAACGAGCATGAGCATGGTGAAGCCCACCAGGCCCAGCACGAGGATCATTTCGGGGGTGAGGGTCAGTGCCACTGGCCGGCAGTCCGGATCCGGTCGGTTGGAGCGTGCGGTGGCATGGTCGTGCCAGGCTGCGGATGTTGCCGCAAGAGTATACGCGTCAAGCGTGGATGCGGGCTGAAATGGCGCGCGTCGTGCGAGCCTCGTTGCGGGCGACGTCCTCGGCCTACGCATCGAACGGATGGCTTCCATGGCCTGAACGTTGGCCGAAGAGGGCCCCAGGTGTGCCGGATGTGCGTGTTACGCTTCGGCGCATGGATGAAGTTCTCGCCGCGCGACGCGCACGACCCGCACGCCTCCTTCCGCGCCTCGCTGGCGCGATGATCGTCTTCCCCCTGCTTTCCGCAACGGCGTTCGCCGAGACCCATCCGGGTCAGGACCAACTGGTGCGCGAGGTGGCGAAGGACACGGGCAAGAGCCGCGCCTCCTTGAATGCGCTGCTGGATGGCGCGAAGAAGCAGCAGGCGATCCTCGACGCGATCAGCCGGCCGGCCGAGGGCAAGCCCTGGCGCGACTACCGTCCGATCTTTCTCACCGAACAGCGGATCGCTGCCGGCGCCGACTTCTATCGCGAACATCGCGCGCTGCTCGACGGCATCGGCAAGCGCTATGGCGTGCCGCCCGAATACATCGTGGCGATCGTGGGCGTGGAAACCTTCTACGGGCGCAATACGGGCAAGTGGAAAGTGCTCGATGCGCTGACCACGCTGGCGTTCTACTACCCGAAACGCGCGCCGTTCTTCCGCGAACAGCTCAAGGTGCTGCTGGAGCTGCCGCCGAATCATCTGGGCGGGTCGCTCGATACGTTGACCGGTTCGTACGCGGGCGCGCAGGGTTGGGGTCAGTTCATGCCCTCGTCGATCCGTGACTGGGGTGTCGACTGCGACCACGATGGCCGCATCGACATGAAGGGCTCGATGGGCGACATCTTCGCCAGCGTGGCCAACTACTTCTCGCAGCATGGCTGGGAGGCCGGTGGCCCGATCGCCATCCGGGCCCAGCCCGACCGTCGTGCCGTGCCGCCCGAGGTGCCGAAGGACTGGCGTCCCGTGGCGCCGATCGAATCCTTCGTCGCCAATGGCTTTGCGCCGTTGCAGCACGTGAACCCGGGGCGCGACGCGCAGCTCGTTCGCCTGGACGGCCCCAACGGCGACGAATACTGGTTCGTGTTCCAGAACTTCTACGTCATCACTACCTATAACCGCAGCCCGATGTACGCCATGGCCGTCGATCAGTTGGCCCAGGCAATCCGGGCGAGGGTCGGCGGGCCGGAGGCGCGATGAAGCAGGGCGCCACGACGCCCCGGCACGCCCGCTCGATGTGTCGCATCGTCCTGGTGGTGTTCGTGCTGGCCTTGCTCACTGCATGCGGCGGCGGCAAGAACAGCCGTCCGTCGTCGCGTGGCGGTGGCTCGTCGCCCTCGTCGTCGCGCAGCTACGACGACATCCGTCGCTCGCAGTCCAGCCGCTATCGCAGCAGCTCCGACAGCGTGCCGACCGCCATTCCCGACGTGAGCAAGCTGCCCGAACCCGTGCCGAAGGTCGAGCCGCGCGCGCTGTATGGCAACAAGTCGCCTTATTCGGTACTCGGGCAGACCTATACCGTGCTGCCCAGCCCGCGCGGCTACGTGGAGCGCGGCATCGCGTCGTTCTATGGCAACAAGTTCCACGGCTACAAGACCTCGAGCCTCGAGGAATACGACATGTATCAGTTCTCGGCGGCGCACAAGACCTTGCCGCTGCCGAGCTACGCGCGCGTTACCAACCTCGAGAACGGCAAGAGCGTCATCGTCCGCATCAACGACCGCGGCCCGTTCCACGAGAACCGGATCATCGACCTGTCCTTCGCGGCCGCCGTGAAGATCGGCGTCTGGCCCAAGGGCACCGGCCTGGTGGAGGTGCGCGCCATCGATCCCACCGACAGCGGCAGCGACCGCGGCGCACCCTACGTAAACACCACTCCCCCTGTGAGCAGCCCTGTGGGAGCCGCTATAGCGGCGAGAAGCCAACAGAGCGGCAAAGCGGCGGCGGCCCCTGCACCGCAGCCACCCTCACCCCGCGCGGTAGCCACCCCCGCGGCTGCCGTGGCCGCCATGCCGGTCGCCAAGGAAACCGAGGGATACGGCGACGGCAGCGTGGCCGGCATGACCCACATCTCGCCGGCCCAGGCCCTGCCGCCGGTGGCAGGTAGCGCCCCCACGGCCAGCATCACGCCCCCCGTGCCCGGCAAACCCAGCATCTATCTCCAGGTGGGCGCGTTTTCCGATGTCGCCAATGCCAACCGCGTGGCCGATCAATTGAACCGCGCAGGCCTCGGGCCTGTCAGTGTCGTCGAGACCGCCATCGGCGGTCGCAGCGTGCGACGGGTGCGGGTGGGCCCGCTGGCCGACGTGGACACCGCCGACCGGGTCACCGACCAGATCGCCGGCATGGGCCTGCCCAGGCCGCAGGTCGCGGTAGACTGACCTTCTTTTTTTTTCCTGCTTTGACTGGACCGCCGAAACGATGAAGCTCTTGCCCCGTTCCCTGTTCGCCTTCGCCGCCGCTGCGCTCGTCGCGGGTGTGACCATGGCGCAGCAGCCCATGCCCCGTCCCTCCGTGGTGCCTCGCCCGGTCGTGCCCGAGGCGCCGGTGCCGCCGCCGCCGGACGTGGAAGGCAAGAGCTGGGTGCTCATGGACTACAACACCGGGCAGATCATCGCCTCGAAGGACCCCGACCTCCAGCTCGAGCCGGCCTCGATCACGAAGGTGATGACCGACTACGTCGTCTCCGCCGAGATCGGCAACGGCAAGATCCACATGACCGACCCGGTCACCATCAGCGAAAACGCCTGGCGCGGCGGTGGCGCCGGTACCGACGGCTCCACCAGCTTCCTCAAGCTCAACAGCCAGGTGCCGCTGAAGGATCTGCTCTACGGCATGATCATCCAGTCCGGCAACGACGCGGCCATCGCGCTTGCCGAGCACACCGCGGGCTCCGAGCCGGCCTTCGCGAACCTGATGAACGCGTACGCGAAGCAGTTGGGCATGAACCACTCCAACTTCCAGAACGCGTCGGGCTACCCCGTTGCCAATCACTACACGACCGCCCGCGACATCGCGGTGCTGTCCCGCGCCCTGATCCACGACTTCCCCGAGGATTACGCGATCTCGGCCGTGAAGGAGTTCGAGTGGAACGGCATCAAGCAGCACAACCGCAATCTGCTGCTGTGGCGCGACAACACCGTGGACGGCATCAAGACCGGTCACACCGCTGCCGCTGGCTACTGCCTCGCCGCTTCGGCGAAGCAGGGCGACGCGCGCATGATCGCCATCGTGATGGGTGCGAGCAGCGAGAAGGGTCGCGCTGACGCGGCGCTGGCGCTGCTCAACTATGGCTTCCGCTTCTACGAATCGCACAAGCTGTACGAGGCCAACAAACCGCTGGCTACGCCGAAGCTGTGGAAGGGCGCCGAGAACACCATTGCGCTGGGCCTCACCGAAGACGCGCTCGTCTCGGTCAAGCGCGGCGACTACGACAAGCTCAAGGCCAACCTCGATATCCCCGCCACCCTGATCGCCCCGTTCAAGAAGGGCCAGCAGGTCGGCACGCTGCGCGTCACGCTCGATGGCCAGCCCGTGCTCACGGCACCGCTCGTGGCTCTGGCCGATGCGCCCGAAGGCGGCTTCTTCTCGCGCCTGTGGGACACGATCATGCTGTGGTTCCACAGCGACGGCGACAAGAAGTAAGGAGGCGCGACCATGCGCGAGATCGACTTCAGCGAAGCACAGAAGGACGGCAAGGGCTTCCAGTTCCCGGGGGAGTTCGAGATCACGGCGATCGGCAATGCCAATGCTGGCTTGGACAAGCATGTGCCGGTCCTGCTGCACCGTATCGGGCTGGAAGTGCTGCACGAGACGCTCTCCACGAAGCTGACGCCGGCGGGTAATTACCAGTCGGTCACGGTGAGCTTCATCGCGCAGACGCGCGAGAAGTACCTCGAAGCGCACAGCACGCTGCGTGCGGACGCGAACATCCGCTTCACGATGTAGCCTGTCGCGAACCCGTATCGCCAGCAGGCTGGCTCCCACCCGCCCTCGGGAACCCGTATCGGCAGCAGGCTGGCTCCACCCGTGGTCCTCGGGAACCGGTATCGCCAGCAGGCTGGCTCCCACCTGTCCTCGGGAACCCGTATCGCCAGCAGGCTGGCTTCCATCCCCCGCTGGCCTCAGGGGTGGGGTGGGAGCCAGCCTGCTGGCGATGGGTGCTCGGGACATGCTTGTATCCCTTGCCCGTCGCCCACAATTCCCCGACATCCCCCACGACCCTCGTCCCATGACCCTCCCCCTGAACGTTCGCCGGCTGGGGCGCGTCCCCTACGAATCCACTTGGAAGGCCATGAGCGCCTTCACGGACAACCGCACCGACGACACCGTCGACGAGCTGTGGCTGCTGGAGCACGACCCCGTGTTCACGCTGGGGCAGGCGGGGCTCGAAGAGCACGTGCTGTTCGCAGGCGACATCCCGGTCGTGCGGGTGGACCGGGGCGGTCAGGTCACCTACCACGGCCCGGGCCAGATCGTGGCCTACCCCATGATCGACCTGCGCCGCGTCGGCGTGGGTGTGCGCGAGCTGGTGAATCGCATCGAGCAGGCCATCATCGACACGCTCGGCGAGTGGAACATCGGCGCCGAGCGGCGCGAAGGTGCGCCCGGTGTGTATGTCGCTGGCGCCAAGGTCGCGGCGCTCGGCCTGCGCATCCGCCGCGGTTGCAGCTTCCACGGCCTGGCCTTCAACGTAAACATGGATCTCGAGCCCTATCACCGCATCAATCCCTGCGGCTACAAGGGTTTGGAGGTCACCCAGGTGCTAGACTTGGGCGGTCCGTCGGGGTTGGCGGACGTGGAAGACGTCCTGGTACAGGAATTCTGCAAGCAGTTTGGCTTCCACGCCGTGTCAGCCGATCCCATCCTTCCCGAACTCCCCGCCCGCCTTGCGGTCTGAGGCAGTAGCCGACATGAGCCAGACTCCCGCTTCCCCCTCCCGCAGCATCCCTATCGCCGTCGTCGATCGACCCGGCGAAAAAATGCTCGGCAACGACAAGATCGGGCTTAACCGCGCGAGCTTCGACACCACGCAGCCCGCGCTGCGCAAGCCCGGCTGGATTCGCGTGCGCCTGCCGCAGGGCAATGCGGTGCAGCAGTTGAAGGCTCGGCTGCGCGAGAACTCGCTGGTCACGGTGTGCGAGGAAGCCTCCTGCCCGAATATCCACGAGTGCTTCTCCAAGGGCACCGCCACCTTCATGATCCTCGGCGAGGTCTGCACGCGTCGCTGCTCGTTCTGCGACGTGGCCCACGGCCGCCCGCTGGCGCCGGACCCGCTCGAGCCGGCACGCCTGGCCGAGACCATCCGCGACATGCGCCTCAAGTACGTGGTGATCACCTCGGTGGACCGCGACGATCTGCGCGATGGCGGCGCCGAGCATTTCGCGTCGTGCATTCGCGCGGTCCGCCATGCCAGCCCGGACATCCGCATCGAGATCCTCACGCCGGACTTCCGCGGCAAGGGTCGCATGGAGCGCGCGCTCGACGTCCTCAAGGACTTCCCGCCGGACGTCTTCAACCACAACCTCGAAACCGTGCCGCACCTCTACCGCGAAGTGCGTCCGGGTGCCGACTATCAGTGGTCGCTCGATCTGCTCAAGCGGTTCAAGGCGCAGCACCCGAGCGTGCCGACCAAGTCGGGCATCATGCTCGGCCTGGGCGAGACCATGGAGCAGGTGCTGGAGACGATGCGGGATCTACGCGCCCATGACGTCGACATGATCACCATCGGCCAGTACCTGCAGCCCACGGCGCACCATCATCCGGTGGTCCGCTACTGGACGCCGGACGAATTCGAGGCGCTGCGCGTCGCCGGTGAGGACATGGGTTTCTCCCACGTCGCTTCCGGTCCGCTGGTGCGATCTTCCTACCATGCCGACCTGATGGCGCACGCCGCCGGCGTCGTCGAATAACACGCCCAACATACCGAGGCCCCGACTACATGACTCTTCGCCCCGCGTTCGCTCTCCTGCTGGCCCTTTCGGCCGCGGGCGCCCAGGCCCAGGCTGTCGCATCGCCGCAGCAGCAGCCCGACAAGGCCGCACCGGCGAACACGGCGGCGCCGCAGCCCAAGGACGCGTCGGAAGCGGCCACGTCGCCGGAGCCGCAGCGCAAGGAGTCCAGCCTGCCGTTGAAGCCGACGCAGGCCGAAGCCCAGGCGGCGCAGTTGTCCGCGCGCTTCCTCACGCGCTTCCACTACCAGGCCCAGCCGCTCGACGACGCCATGTCGGCCAAGATCTACAAGGCCTACATCGAGTCCCTCGACAGCGAGAAGGTCTTCTTTACGCAGGAAGACCTCGCGAAGTTCGAGCCGATGAAGACGCAGTTCGACGACGCGATCTGGAACCAGGATCTCTCGGCGCCGTTCTCGGTGTTCAATCTGTACGTCACGCGCGCCGTCGATCGCATGAACTACGCGCGCAGCCTGCTCAAGCAGGGCTTCGATTTCAGCGGCAAGGAAAGCTTCAACTTCGACCGCAAGAAGGCTCCGGCACCGAAGAACCAGGCCGAGCTGGATGACGTGTGGCGCAAGCGAACGATGAACGACTGGCTGCGCCTGAAGCTGGCGGGCAAGAGCGACGACGACATTCGCAAGACGCTCGACAAGCGTTACGCCACCTACATCAGCCGCGTGCGCCAGTTGGACGACGAGGACGCGACGCAGGCGTTCATGACCGCGTACGCCAACTCGACCGATCCGCACACCGACTACCTCGGCCCCCGCGCCGCGGATGCGTTCGACATCGCCATGCGTCTGTCGCTGGAAGGCATCGGCGCTGTGCTGCAGGCACGCGACGACTACACCACCATCCGTGAACTCGTACCCGGTGGCCCGGCCATCAAGTCCGGCAAGATGAAGCCGGGCGATCGCATCGTCGCCATCGGCCAGGGCGAGACCGGCCCCATGGTGGACGTGGTGGGCTGGCGCCAGGACGACGTGGTCAAGCTGATCCGCGGCAAGAAGGACACCACCGTCCGCATCGAGATTCTTCCCGCCGATGCCGGCGTGGACGGCAAGCACGAAATCGTGACCCTGGTTCGCAAGAAGGTCACGATGGAAGAGCAGGCCGCGAAGTCGAAGGTCATCGACGTGAAGGACGGCGACGTCACGCGCAAGATCGGCGTGATCGAACTGCCCACGTTCTATCAGGACTTCGGTGCCCGCCGTAACGGCGACGCCAACTTCAAGAGCGCCACGCGCGACGTCTCCAAGTTGCTGACCGAGTTGAAGGCGCAGAAGGTCGAAGGCGTGATCATGGACCTGCGCAATAACGGCGGCGGTTCGCTCAACGAGGCCACCGAACTCACCGGCCTGTTCATCGACACCGGCCCGGTCGTGCAGGTGCGCGATGCCCGCGGTCAGGTCGACGCCCAGGGCGACGACGCGCCGGGTATGGCGTGGGACGGCCCGATGGCGGTGCTGGTCAATCGCGGTTCCGCATCGGCGTCGGAAATCTTCGCCGCTGCCATCCAGGATTACGGCCGCGGCATCATCATCGGCGAACCGACCTTCGGGAAGGGCACCGTGCAGAACCTCGTCGACCTCGATCGGTTCGGCAAGGCCACCACGGGCGAAGACGCGAAGTACGGCGAACTCAAGATGACCATCGCCGAGTTCATCCGCATCAACGGCGACAGCACGCAGCTGCGTGGCGTCACGCCCGACGTGCAGTTCCCGCAGAACGGCGACGCGAAGGAGTTCGGGGAGTCCACCTACGACAACGCGCTTCCGTGGCGGCACATCGATCCGGCCGATTACAAGCCGGTCGCCGACCTGAAGCCGATCATCGGGCCGCTTAATCAGAAGCATCAGGCGCGCGTCGCCAACTCGCCCGCATGGAAGCTCATGCTCGACGAGCTGGCGCAGTACCAGAAGCTGCGCGACAAGACCGACATCTCGCTGAACTTCGCCGCACGTCAGGCCGAGCGCAAGCAGTACGACGCCATGCAGGCGGACTTCCGCGCCCGGCGCAAGGCCATCTTCGGCGGTGACGGCAGTGCGACGGATCTCGGCGACGATGCCAACTCGACGGACGACGGCCTCAACGCCAACGAGCGCAGCATCAAGTCGGAGATCAAGCAGGAAGCCGAAGCCAAGAAGGCCAAGGACACCCCGCTCGACGAAGCCGCGCACATCGTTGGCGACGAAGTGGCGATGATTAAGGCCGATCCGAAGCTCGCGGCGGAAGTGCTGCCGTACGGCGGTCGCAAGATCGACGCGCCGCAGACGGCGCAGGTGCCTGCCAAGCCGGCGGCCGGTACCACGCCGTAAGAAAATGGGCGCCGCAAGGCGCCTTTTTTCTGTCAGCAGTGTGCGTGCACTCGGTAGGTACCCCCATGACGGCGGGGAATCTGGCCCATGGCGCGGCTAAACCGCTTCGTCGGCTTCTCGCCGCCATGGCGGCTCCCACATTCGGTAGTGGCCTCGCCGCTATAGCGGCCCCTGCCGAACATGGCGGCGGGCGTGGTTCTCATCACGTCGGCACCCCAATGCTGCTAGCCTCGATGCGCTCTTTTTTGCACAAGGCCAGGACACATGATCGATTTCCTCGACCGTTTGCACATCGATCACGCAATGCGCGAGCTGATTCTTGCCTATGCGATTCGCATCGGGCTCGCGATCCTCCTGTTGGGGGTGGGCTTCTGGATTGCCGCGCGCGTTGCGAACGTCGGACGTCGCGCGCTGGAGCGCGCCAGGGTGGACGTCACGCTCGCGCTGTTCCTGCGCAACGTGATCTACGGCGTATTGCTGGCGCTGCTCTTCATCCAGGTGCTCGGCACCGTGGGCATTCCCACCGCATCGTTCATTGCGGCGATCGGCGCGGCCGGTCTCGCCATCGGTCTCGCGCTCAACAGTTCGCTGTCGAACCTCGCCTGGGGTGTGTTGTTGATCCTCTTCCGTCCTTTTCGCGTCGGTGACTTCGTGACGGTCGGCGGCGTGGACGGCACGGTCGAAAGCATCAATCTCATGCATACCTATCTCATCACGCCCGACAACCGTCAGGCCGTGGTGCCCAATGCCAAGGTCGGTGGCGATGCGATCATCAACTACAACGTGCGCGGCAAGCGCCGGTTCGAGCTGAAGGTGGGCATCGGCTACGGCGACGACATCGGCAAGGCGATGCAGGTGGTGCGCGACCTTTTCGCGGCCGATCCGCGCGTGCTCAAGGACCCGGCGCCGGGCGTCTGGACGGAGAGCCTGGGCGATTCGAGCGTCAATCTGGTCATCCGTGGATGGACCGCAGTCGCCGATCTGTGGGAAACCCAGACGACGCTGCTGCGCGGCATCAAGGAAGGGTTCGACGCCAACGGCATCACCATCCCCTATCCGCAGAGCGAGATTCGCGTGGTGGGGGCTGCGCCCGATGCGGAGCGGCACCCGGTACAGCCGCCGAACTGATCGCGGCGTTCTCGCCGCCGCATCGCCAGCAGGCTGGCTCCCACCTGCCCACCGCAGCGGTGGTAGGAACCTGCTGGCGATGGCGATAACCCAACCCCAACCCCAACCCCAACCCCAACCCCAGCCCCCCAGCCCCAGCCCCAGCCCCAGCCCCAGCCCCAGCCCCAGTCCAGCCCCAGTCCAGCCCCAGCCCAGCCCAGCCCAGCCCAGCCCAGCCCAGCCCAGCCCAGCCCGGCCCAGCCCGGCCCGGCCCGGCCCCGGCCCCGGCCCCGGCCCCGGCCCCGGCCCGGTGGGAGCCAGCCTGCTGGCGATCCCGCGATAGCGGCCATCTGCCCCAACGACCGTTTGAATCGAGGAAAACGAGTCCCGGCGCGGCTCTGAGGGATTACAATCGACCGGTTGCGCCGCAGCACGGCGCCCATCTTCCCCCGCCAGCGGGTCCGTCCCCCGCAAGCGCCTGTTTTTCTAGGAGGTTCCATGGCCGACGTCAAAGAAGCCCGCGTCCCCGATATCGGTGGCAAAGCGGTCCCCGTCATCGAAATCATGGTCAAGGTCGGCGATCGCGTCGAAAAGGACCAGAGCCTGGTGACGCTCGAATCGGACAAGGCCACGATGGAAGTGCCGGCCCCGTTCGCTGGCGTCATCAAGGAGCTGAAGGTCAAGGTTGGCGACGAAGTCGACGAAGGTGCGGTCATCGCGCTGGTCGAGGCCGAAGGCAGCGCGCCTGCCGAGGCTCCGAAGACGGAAGCCCCGAAGGCCGAAGCCCCGAAGGCCGAAGCCAAGCCCGAGGCGCCCAAGGCCGCCGCGGCGCCTGCGCCGGCCGCCGCCAAGGCGCCGTCCGCGTCGAAGGCCTCCGGCCCCATCGATGTGAAGGTGCCCGACATCGGCGGCAAGCCGGTGCCGATCATCGAGATCATGGTCAAGGTGGGCGATCGGGTCGAGAAGGACCAGAGCCTGATGACGCTGGAATCCGACAAGGCCACCATGGACATTCCGGCGCCTGCCGCGGGTGTCATCAAGGAGCTGAAGGTCAAGGTTGGCGACGAGGTCAACGACGACGATCTCATCGCCATCCTGGAAGGCGAGGGCGGTGCAGCCGCGTCTGATGACGCCCAGCCCGCGCCCTCCACCGACAAGCCGGGCGTGTCAGAAGCGCCGGCCATCGCCCCGCAGCGGGCCGCCGCGCCGGCTCCCGCACCGAACGCCGATGTGCCCGCAGGCGGCGCGCCGCGCACCCCGCCGGTCGCTTTCGACGCCAGCGTGATCATGCCGGCCAACGCCCCGTACGCCAGCCCCGCCGTGCGCGCCTTCGCGCGCGAACTCGGTGTGGACGTGGCGCAGGTGAAGGGTAGCGGCCGCGGTGGTCGCATCCAGCGCGAAGACGTCTCCGCCTACGTGAAGCAGGTGATGACCTCGGGCGTGTCGCCAGCATCGGCGGGTGGCACGGTTGCTGCCGGTAACGGGCTCAGCCTGCTGCCGTGGCCGAAGGTCGATTTCTCGAAGTTCGGCGAAGTGGAAGAAAAGCCGCTTGGCCGCATTCCGAAGATCTCGGCGGCCAACCTCTCGCGCAACTGGGCGATGATCCCGCACGTCACGCAGTTCGAAGACGCGGACATCACCGAGCTGGAATCCTTCCGCAAGAAGCTCGGTGAGGAGAACAAGGATCTCAAGATCACCCCGCTGGTATTCCAGATCAAGGCGGTGGTCGCGGCGCTGAAGAAATTCCCCACCTTCAATGCCTCGCTCGACGCGTCGGGCGAAATGCTCACGCTCAAGAAGTACTTCCACATCGGTATCGCCGTGGATACGCCAGATGGCCTGGTGGTGCCGGTGATCCGCGATGCGGACAAGAAGGGCCTGCTCGAACTCGCCGCCGAACTGGGTGAGATCTCGAAGAAGGCACGCGAGAAGAAGCTTACCGCGGCCGACATGCAGGGCGGCTGCTTCTCGATCTCCTCGCTCGGCGGCATCGGTGGCACGGCGTTCACGCCGATCATCAATGCGCCGGAAGTGGCGATCCTGGGCGTGTCGAAGGCCGCGATGAAGCCGGTCTGGAACGGCAAGGAGTTCGCGCCGCGCCTGATGCTGCCGCTGTCGCTTTCGTACGACCACCGCGTGATCGACGGCGCCCTGGCCGCGCGCTTCGCCGTGTACCTCGCCACCCAGCTCGGCGACATCCGTCGCCTGTTGCTCTGACGACGAGGACACACGCATGGCTAACACGATCGAATTGAAGGTTCCCGATCTCGGCGGCTCGCACGACGTGCCGGTCATCGAGATCCTGGTGAAGGTCGGCGACACCGTCGCCAAGGACCAGAGCCTCATCACGCTGGAATCCGACAAGGCCACGATGGACGTGCCCGCGTCGCAGGCTGGCACCATCGTCGAACTCAAGGTCAAGGTGGGCGACGAGGTCAACGACGGCAGCGTCATCGCCCTCATCGAAGCCGACGGGGACGCCGCGCAGCCGGTGGCCGCGAAGTCGGTAGGCCAGAGCGCGACGAAGGACGCGCCGACCCCGCCGATTCCCTCCCCGGCACCGCCTCCGCCGAAGCCGGCGGCGTCCGCGCCGTCACCCGCCGCACCGCAGGCGGCAGGCGATTCGGGCCGCAAGGCCGACATCGAATGCCAGCTCGTGGTGCTCGGCTCAGGCCCGGGTGGTTACACGGCGGCTTTCCGTGGCGCCGACATCGGCCTCGACACGGTGCTGGTCGAACGCTACGCCACGCTCGGCGGCGTCTGCCTCAACGTGGGCTGCATCCCGTCCAAGGCCTTGCTGCATGCCGCGGCGGTCATCGATGAAGCGGCGGCGATGGAAGCGCACGGCATCGCCTTCGGCAAGCCCAAGATCGACATCGACAAGCTGCGTTCCTTCAAGGAAGCCGTGGTCGGCAAGCTGACCGGCGGTCTCGCGCAGATGGCGAAGGCGCGCAAGGTGCGTACCGTCACCGGCGT includes:
- a CDS encoding carboxy terminal-processing peptidase, whose translation is MTLRPAFALLLALSAAGAQAQAVASPQQQPDKAAPANTAAPQPKDASEAATSPEPQRKESSLPLKPTQAEAQAAQLSARFLTRFHYQAQPLDDAMSAKIYKAYIESLDSEKVFFTQEDLAKFEPMKTQFDDAIWNQDLSAPFSVFNLYVTRAVDRMNYARSLLKQGFDFSGKESFNFDRKKAPAPKNQAELDDVWRKRTMNDWLRLKLAGKSDDDIRKTLDKRYATYISRVRQLDDEDATQAFMTAYANSTDPHTDYLGPRAADAFDIAMRLSLEGIGAVLQARDDYTTIRELVPGGPAIKSGKMKPGDRIVAIGQGETGPMVDVVGWRQDDVVKLIRGKKDTTVRIEILPADAGVDGKHEIVTLVRKKVTMEEQAAKSKVIDVKDGDVTRKIGVIELPTFYQDFGARRNGDANFKSATRDVSKLLTELKAQKVEGVIMDLRNNGGGSLNEATELTGLFIDTGPVVQVRDARGQVDAQGDDAPGMAWDGPMAVLVNRGSASASEIFAAAIQDYGRGIIIGEPTFGKGTVQNLVDLDRFGKATTGEDAKYGELKMTIAEFIRINGDSTQLRGVTPDVQFPQNGDAKEFGESTYDNALPWRHIDPADYKPVADLKPIIGPLNQKHQARVANSPAWKLMLDELAQYQKLRDKTDISLNFAARQAERKQYDAMQADFRARRKAIFGGDGSATDLGDDANSTDDGLNANERSIKSEIKQEAEAKKAKDTPLDEAAHIVGDEVAMIKADPKLAAEVLPYGGRKIDAPQTAQVPAKPAAGTTP
- the lipA gene encoding lipoyl synthase; translation: MSQTPASPSRSIPIAVVDRPGEKMLGNDKIGLNRASFDTTQPALRKPGWIRVRLPQGNAVQQLKARLRENSLVTVCEEASCPNIHECFSKGTATFMILGEVCTRRCSFCDVAHGRPLAPDPLEPARLAETIRDMRLKYVVITSVDRDDLRDGGAEHFASCIRAVRHASPDIRIEILTPDFRGKGRMERALDVLKDFPPDVFNHNLETVPHLYREVRPGADYQWSLDLLKRFKAQHPSVPTKSGIMLGLGETMEQVLETMRDLRAHDVDMITIGQYLQPTAHHHPVVRYWTPDEFEALRVAGEDMGFSHVASGPLVRSSYHADLMAHAAGVVE
- a CDS encoding mechanosensitive ion channel family protein, which translates into the protein MIDFLDRLHIDHAMRELILAYAIRIGLAILLLGVGFWIAARVANVGRRALERARVDVTLALFLRNVIYGVLLALLFIQVLGTVGIPTASFIAAIGAAGLAIGLALNSSLSNLAWGVLLILFRPFRVGDFVTVGGVDGTVESINLMHTYLITPDNRQAVVPNAKVGGDAIINYNVRGKRRFELKVGIGYGDDIGKAMQVVRDLFAADPRVLKDPAPGVWTESLGDSSVNLVIRGWTAVADLWETQTTLLRGIKEGFDANGITIPYPQSEIRVVGAAPDAERHPVQPPN
- the lipB gene encoding lipoyl(octanoyl) transferase LipB, with translation MTLPLNVRRLGRVPYESTWKAMSAFTDNRTDDTVDELWLLEHDPVFTLGQAGLEEHVLFAGDIPVVRVDRGGQVTYHGPGQIVAYPMIDLRRVGVGVRELVNRIEQAIIDTLGEWNIGAERREGAPGVYVAGAKVAALGLRIRRGCSFHGLAFNVNMDLEPYHRINPCGYKGLEVTQVLDLGGPSGLADVEDVLVQEFCKQFGFHAVSADPILPELPARLAV